In one window of Leptospira sp. GIMC2001 DNA:
- the recN gene encoding DNA repair protein RecN, with product MLKSLYLKDFALFEEQEIRFGQGLTSLIGESGSGKSLILDAISSLMGGRCSSSNIRQGKDRYILQAGFDISTNIPVKEWLIEKGIQNNQKDLSISKELQRDGKSRIFVGESLVSLSLLREIGSLLCDIHNQNEQLFLLDKSNQLEFLDRFAGLNPLREEMRSAFNLFKSWKKKLTELEIRDSARKNHIESLEFQIRELDLAKLKPGEMEELEKEEKLLTHGEKLFENFKTISNHLFESEDSILAQFPGILASAEKITGIHDGFSSISQEFKEIYDRLKEIKTSVRNEEEEIFFSPERLDGVQSRLRELHRLKKKYDRDIDALIIDHESWKKELQTMHDSEESLDRIRKEYNSALNNIKILAMDLSKKRRSGLAHFEAEIQKELEFLGMKGARIQIVLRWEEDPDGELREGEKNYILTSFGLDQAEFYFTANAGEKPRPLRKVASGGEMSRIMLGIRSVLGQTHTSQKLLIFDEIDAGVGGEGAFSMAQRLGKLSEISQILVITHSQPIAAVSTAHWKVEKFQKDGRTISKATSIASKNKPIELARMVAGKEVTEAAVAHARFLLEKKAS from the coding sequence ATGCTTAAGAGTTTATATCTAAAAGACTTTGCATTATTCGAAGAACAGGAAATTCGTTTCGGACAAGGTTTAACTTCACTGATTGGAGAAAGCGGTTCCGGTAAATCATTAATTCTCGATGCTATATCCTCTCTTATGGGCGGCCGGTGCAGTTCGAGCAATATTCGGCAAGGCAAAGATCGCTACATACTTCAAGCCGGATTTGATATTTCTACGAATATTCCTGTCAAGGAATGGTTGATCGAAAAAGGAATTCAGAATAACCAGAAAGACCTAAGCATTTCGAAAGAGCTACAAAGAGATGGCAAATCGAGAATCTTTGTCGGAGAGTCTTTAGTTAGCTTAAGCTTACTCCGAGAAATAGGATCGCTTTTATGTGATATCCATAATCAGAACGAACAATTATTTCTTTTAGATAAATCTAACCAACTGGAATTTTTGGATCGTTTCGCAGGACTCAATCCACTTAGGGAAGAAATGAGATCAGCTTTTAATCTTTTTAAATCATGGAAGAAAAAGCTTACTGAATTGGAAATCCGTGATTCAGCAAGAAAGAATCATATAGAATCTTTAGAATTTCAAATCAGAGAACTAGACCTTGCTAAACTAAAGCCTGGCGAGATGGAAGAGCTTGAAAAAGAAGAAAAGTTACTGACACATGGCGAAAAGCTTTTTGAAAATTTTAAAACAATTTCAAATCATCTTTTTGAATCCGAAGATTCAATTCTTGCTCAATTTCCCGGAATTCTAGCATCAGCTGAAAAAATCACTGGGATTCATGATGGTTTTTCATCCATTTCACAAGAATTCAAAGAAATCTATGATCGACTCAAAGAGATCAAAACTTCTGTCCGAAACGAAGAAGAAGAAATCTTTTTCTCTCCCGAAAGATTGGATGGAGTTCAATCTAGGCTAAGAGAATTGCACAGGCTAAAGAAAAAATACGACCGAGATATTGATGCATTGATTATAGATCACGAATCATGGAAAAAAGAACTTCAAACAATGCACGATTCGGAAGAGTCCTTGGATCGAATTCGCAAAGAATACAATTCAGCTCTAAATAACATTAAAATCCTAGCAATGGATCTTTCAAAAAAACGCAGAAGCGGACTTGCTCACTTCGAAGCAGAAATACAAAAAGAATTAGAATTTCTTGGAATGAAAGGTGCCAGAATCCAAATTGTTTTGCGTTGGGAAGAAGATCCGGACGGTGAACTTCGCGAAGGTGAAAAGAATTATATACTTACTTCGTTTGGCTTAGATCAAGCAGAATTCTATTTTACTGCTAATGCAGGCGAAAAACCGCGTCCTTTAAGAAAAGTTGCATCTGGAGGTGAAATGTCTAGAATCATGCTTGGTATTCGAAGTGTTTTAGGGCAAACTCATACTTCGCAGAAGCTATTGATCTTTGATGAAATTGATGCAGGTGTAGGTGGAGAAGGTGCTTTTTCCATGGCACAAAGGTTAGGGAAGTTAAGTGAAATTTCCCAAATATTAGTCATAACACATTCCCAACCAATTGCCGCAGTATCAACAGCTCATTGGAAGGTTGAGAAATTCCAGAAAGATGGAAGAACTATATCAAAAGCAACCTCCATTGCTTCCAAAAACAAACCTATCGAACTTGCAAGAATGGTAGCCGGCAAAGAAGTAACTGAAGCTGCCGTAGCTCATGCTCGCTTTCTTTTGGAAAAGAAGGCAAGTTAA
- a CDS encoding MotA/TolQ/ExbB proton channel family protein: protein MFFLGKSDSLISSVPPETIPVVIIMVSIIMLTIVIERMVYYWKLKPIDNDSYIQTKELLRSKKWDEAKDLLASKSSNPASLVLQVGIDRKRRNLDYIEEEMQSEGYKQIRLMEKFLSALGTIATVSPLLGVLGTVIGIIRSFAEGAGTKGAEVGISEALITTAMGLAVAIPAYVFYNYLVRVKEDRIIEMENLSNQILPYLEDKKK, encoded by the coding sequence ATGTTTTTTTTAGGTAAATCCGACTCGCTCATTTCATCTGTTCCACCGGAGACGATCCCGGTTGTAATTATTATGGTTTCTATCATTATGTTGACGATTGTGATAGAAAGGATGGTTTACTATTGGAAGTTAAAGCCAATAGATAATGACTCATACATTCAAACCAAGGAACTTCTAAGATCTAAGAAATGGGATGAAGCCAAAGATTTATTGGCAAGTAAGAGTTCTAACCCAGCCTCACTAGTGTTGCAAGTTGGAATTGATCGTAAACGAAGAAATCTAGATTATATCGAAGAAGAAATGCAATCTGAAGGATATAAACAAATCAGACTCATGGAGAAGTTTTTATCTGCTTTAGGAACTATTGCGACTGTTTCTCCCTTACTCGGAGTATTGGGAACAGTGATAGGAATTATTCGATCCTTTGCTGAAGGAGCTGGTACAAAAGGGGCAGAAGTGGGAATTTCTGAGGCTCTTATAACTACCGCTATGGGCTTGGCGGTTGCTATTCCCGCTTATGTTTTCTATAATTATTTGGTAAGAGTCAAAGAAGATAGAATCATCGAAATGGAAAATCTATCCAATCAAATACTTCCCTACTTGGAAGATAAAAAGAAATAA
- a CDS encoding ExbD/TolR family protein: protein MKFRKSHGTHDKIELAPLIDVISFIVIYFLMNATLEKNTSMKVELPRSSSIAKEKNQDELIITVDKQGKIYLDKDTESVPLDKLTDKINSFLGPEKDRDPKKNRVIIRGDGGASYQTVVKVIDSVNSAGVTRFNLAMVKGTSTN from the coding sequence ATGAAATTCAGAAAATCCCATGGAACTCACGATAAAATTGAACTAGCACCTCTAATTGATGTTATTTCATTTATTGTAATTTACTTTCTTATGAATGCTACCTTAGAAAAGAATACATCCATGAAAGTTGAGTTACCTAGATCGTCTAGCATTGCGAAAGAAAAGAATCAAGATGAATTGATAATAACTGTAGACAAGCAAGGTAAAATTTATCTTGATAAGGATACGGAATCTGTTCCTTTAGATAAACTTACCGATAAAATCAATAGCTTTCTCGGTCCAGAAAAGGATAGAGACCCGAAAAAAAATCGCGTTATAATTCGTGGTGACGGTGGTGCATCGTATCAAACAGTTGTTAAGGTTATCGATTCGGTTAATTCGGCTGGTGTCACAAGATTCAATCTAGCCATGGTCAAAGGCACATCAACAAACTGA